One segment of Desmodus rotundus isolate HL8 chromosome 6, HLdesRot8A.1, whole genome shotgun sequence DNA contains the following:
- the MMGT1 gene encoding ER membrane protein complex subunit 5 — protein MVPSLWKGLVGIGLFALAHAAFSAAQHRSYMRLTEKEDESLPVDIVLQILLAFAVTCYGIVHIAGEFKDMDATSELKNKTFDTLRNHPSFYVFNHRGRILFQTSDATNSSNQDALSSHTSLKLRKLESLHQ, from the coding sequence ATGGTGCCATCGCTGTGGAAGGGGCTGGTGGGCATCGGCCTTTTCGCCCTAGCCCACGCGGCCTTTTCCGCCGCGCAGCATCGCTCTTACATGCGGTTaacagaaaaggaagatgaaTCACTGCCGGTAGACATAGTCCTTCAGATACTTCTGGCCTTTGCAGTTACCTGCTATGGGATAGTTCACATTGCAGGGGAGTTTAAAGACATGGATGCCACTTCGGAActgaaaaataagacatttgaCACGTTAAGGAATCACCCATCGTTTTATGTATTTAATCATCGTGGTAGAATACTGTTCCAGACTTCGGATGCAACAAATTCTTCAAACCAAGATGCGCTGTCCTCTCACACGTCGTTGAAGTTACGGAAACTTGAATCACTGCATCAGTAG